AGGATAACGGCCCGTCCGAATGGAAGGTCGATATCCAGCGCCTCGCCTTCTCCAGCGGCACGCTGCGCTACCTGGACGATTCGATCAACCTCGACCTGCACGCGGATGCGAAATCGATCAGCGGCGCCGGCGCGCCCGCCGTGAAAGGCGCCCAGCCCTACGGCCTGGCATTCACGCTCGGCGGCAGGTACAACAAGGCGCCCGTGACGGGCGGCGGCAAGGCCGGCGCGGTGCTGACGCTGACCGACTCGGATACCACCTTCCCGATCGAGGCGAACGCCAACATTGGCGGCAACAGGATCAGCGTGGAGGGCGTGCTGAGCGATCCGAAATCGCTGTCCGGCCTGGACCTGCAACTGAAGCTCGCCGGCCAGAGCATGGCCGACCTGTACCCGCTCACCGGTGTGCTGCTGCCGCAGACGCCGCCCTATTCCACGCATGGCCGGCTGCTCGGCGAAAAGAACGATGCCGATGCCTGGACCTTCACGTACCAGAAATTCACCGGCAAGGTGGGGGCGAGCGATATCGCCGGCACGCTGGCCTATTCGCAACGCAAGCCGAGGCCGTTGCTGCGCGGCGAGCTGACATCGCAGCAGCTGCGACTGGCGGACCTGGGCCCGGCCGTGGGGGCCGACACCGGCGCCGGCACGAAGCAGGCCGGCAAGGTGAAATCGCCGCCCGCGGGCAAGGCGCTGCCGGTCAATGAATTCAATACCGACAAGTGGGGCGCGCTGGACGCCGATGTGAAGTTCACCGGCAAGCGCATTGTTCGCGTCAACGACATTCCGCTGCAGAACGTGGTGGTCGACCTGCACATGAAGGACAAGGTGCTCAAGCTCACGCCGCTGAACTTCGGCATGGCCGGCGGGAACATCTCCTCCAATATCTCGCTGGACGGCCGCCAGAAGATGATCAATGCGCAGGCCCGCGTGGCGGCCCGCCACCTGAAGATCCGCGAGCTGTTCCCCAAGCTGCAGTCGATGCGGGGCAGCTTCGGCGAGATCAACGGCGACGCGGCGCTGGCCGGCAAGGGCAACACGGTCGCATCGATGCTGGCCACGTCGAACGGCGAACTCAACGCCGTCGTCACCGAAGGTTCGGTCAGCAAATTCGTGCTGGAGCTGGCGGGCCTGAATGTGGCCAACGCCGTGTTCGTCAAGGTATTCGGCGACAAGCAGGTGCAGATGAATTGCCTGGCCGCCGAGGCGGGCGTGCGC
Above is a window of Pseudoduganella dura DNA encoding:
- a CDS encoding AsmA family protein; the encoded protein is MKINSKAAKIGGALLAAILGLLILFMLFDWNMLRPYINRKVSETTGREFAIRGDLDVKFHRGLDNEKGWRRYVPRPYVSAQDIRMSNPSWSTVGKQMATAKRVDVGFRILPLLGKDFIITDLRLDGPQVALQRRKDGSNSWTLKDNGPSEWKVDIQRLAFSSGTLRYLDDSINLDLHADAKSISGAGAPAVKGAQPYGLAFTLGGRYNKAPVTGGGKAGAVLTLTDSDTTFPIEANANIGGNRISVEGVLSDPKSLSGLDLQLKLAGQSMADLYPLTGVLLPQTPPYSTHGRLLGEKNDADAWTFTYQKFTGKVGASDIAGTLAYSQRKPRPLLRGELTSQQLRLADLGPAVGADTGAGTKQAGKVKSPPAGKALPVNEFNTDKWGALDADVKFTGKRIVRVNDIPLQNVVVDLHMKDKVLKLTPLNFGMAGGNISSNISLDGRQKMINAQARVAARHLKIRELFPKLQSMRGSFGEINGDAALAGKGNTVASMLATSNGELNAVVTEGSVSKFVLELAGLNVANAVFVKVFGDKQVQMNCLAAEAGVRNGRANVERFVLDTDDAVIDVTGYVDLAQEQLNLDVRPKTKGTRIFSLRTPLYAKGTFADPDVGPYKGPLALKAGAAIALATVSPLAAILPLVNVAKVPDTNCAAAIREAEKAPQVREAPKAKAAAKK